A stretch of Sphingorhabdus sp. YGSMI21 DNA encodes these proteins:
- the thrC gene encoding threonine synthase yields the protein MDYISTRGAAPALNFEQVTLAGLAGDGGLYVPESWPSFSQGEIAAMAGLSYVETAVRVMQPFVGSALGEAELRELCEQAYGRFSHAAVTPLVQLDGRQWLLELFHGPTLAFKDVALQILGLFFETFLARQDKHLTVVGATSGDTGSAAIDALAGRDKVDIFMLHPDGRISDVQRRQMTTVRAPNVHNIAIDGSFDDAQAMVKRMFADQEVTSRFSISAVNSINWARLMAQVVYYFYAASQLGAPHRKIAFSVPTGNFGDVFAGYVASKMGLPIERLIVATNVNDILHRALSAGDYSTGSVTPTAAPSMDIQVSSNFERLLFDLEGRDGAKTSARMADFEQSHNMQLEPGMRDTAASLFTSCRVDPDDMALAMRWAQDKAGQIIDPHSAIGLSAAQQVDLDPAVPVVTLATAHPAKFPDAVERATGIRPSLPRRVGDLFDREEKYTKLPGDYDAVKSFIMSNATPTDG from the coding sequence ATGGACTATATCTCTACCAGAGGCGCTGCGCCCGCACTGAATTTCGAACAAGTAACCCTGGCCGGACTGGCTGGCGATGGCGGCCTTTATGTGCCCGAATCATGGCCGTCTTTCAGCCAAGGCGAAATCGCCGCGATGGCGGGGCTGTCCTATGTCGAGACGGCCGTCCGGGTGATGCAGCCTTTTGTCGGTAGTGCGCTTGGCGAAGCGGAACTTCGCGAACTTTGCGAACAGGCTTACGGCCGTTTCTCCCACGCTGCGGTGACGCCGCTGGTGCAGCTTGACGGGCGGCAATGGCTGCTCGAACTGTTTCACGGACCGACTCTCGCCTTCAAGGATGTGGCGCTGCAGATACTCGGCCTGTTCTTCGAGACATTCCTCGCCCGGCAGGACAAGCATCTGACCGTGGTCGGCGCGACCTCCGGCGATACCGGATCGGCCGCGATCGATGCGCTAGCCGGGCGGGACAAGGTCGATATTTTCATGCTTCATCCCGATGGCCGGATTTCCGATGTCCAGCGCCGGCAGATGACGACGGTGCGCGCACCCAATGTCCACAATATCGCGATCGACGGCAGCTTCGATGATGCCCAGGCGATGGTGAAGCGGATGTTCGCGGATCAGGAAGTGACCAGTCGCTTCTCGATCTCGGCGGTCAACTCGATCAACTGGGCGCGTCTGATGGCGCAGGTTGTCTATTATTTTTACGCCGCCAGCCAATTGGGCGCGCCGCATCGCAAGATCGCCTTTTCCGTGCCGACCGGCAATTTCGGTGATGTCTTTGCCGGCTATGTTGCCTCGAAAATGGGACTGCCGATTGAACGGCTGATCGTGGCGACCAATGTCAACGACATCCTTCACAGGGCGCTGAGCGCGGGGGACTATTCCACCGGCAGCGTGACACCGACCGCGGCGCCTTCGATGGATATTCAGGTCAGCAGCAATTTTGAACGGCTGCTCTTCGATCTCGAAGGGCGCGACGGCGCAAAAACCTCTGCCCGCATGGCGGACTTTGAACAGAGCCACAATATGCAGCTGGAGCCCGGCATGCGGGACACGGCGGCGTCGCTGTTCACCAGCTGCCGCGTTGACCCGGACGATATGGCGCTGGCGATGCGCTGGGCGCAGGACAAGGCCGGACAGATCATTGACCCGCACAGCGCCATCGGCCTGTCGGCAGCGCAACAGGTCGATCTCGACCCGGCGGTACCGGTGGTCACGCTGGCGACCGCTCATCCGGCGAAATTCCCCGATGCTGTGGAACGGGCAACCGGCATCCGTCCGTCTCTGCCGCGGCGGGTTGGAGACCTGTTTGACCGCGAGGAAAAATATACCAAACTGCCGGGTGACTATGACGCGGTAAAGAGCTTTATCATGTCCAATGCCACGCCGACCGATGGCTGA
- a CDS encoding class I SAM-dependent methyltransferase, whose protein sequence is MAENSPAPLLMISDPRSDYTLVDSGHGRKLERYGRFHFIRPEPQAMWAPAKDDWQADGEFVPASDEDGGGRWHLNSNVPAEGWQMDWEEVTFTAQCTPFRHLAYFPDMDPVWRWFRGNLETLESPQMMNLFGYTGVGTLALSAAGANLVHVDASKKSVTAARDNAALSGMTDRPIRWIIDDAAKFAAREVRRERRYDAILMDPPKYGRGPDGEIWRLEEHLAGLVENCGQLLDADSRCLFLTVYAVRMSALALGSLLNEKLAHLGGTIEVGELAVREEARGLLLPTAIFARWSA, encoded by the coding sequence ATGGCTGAAAACAGCCCCGCCCCTTTATTGATGATCAGCGATCCGCGCAGCGACTATACGCTGGTGGATTCCGGTCATGGCCGCAAGCTGGAGCGCTACGGCAGATTTCATTTCATCCGCCCCGAGCCGCAGGCGATGTGGGCACCGGCCAAAGACGACTGGCAGGCGGATGGGGAGTTTGTTCCCGCGTCGGACGAGGATGGCGGCGGGCGCTGGCATCTGAACAGCAATGTCCCGGCAGAGGGATGGCAGATGGACTGGGAAGAAGTGACCTTCACCGCCCAGTGCACGCCGTTCCGGCATCTTGCCTATTTCCCCGACATGGACCCGGTCTGGCGCTGGTTCCGCGGCAATCTGGAGACGCTCGAATCGCCGCAGATGATGAATCTGTTCGGCTATACCGGTGTCGGCACGCTGGCGCTGTCGGCAGCCGGTGCCAATCTGGTGCATGTCGATGCCTCGAAGAAATCGGTCACGGCGGCGCGTGACAACGCGGCTTTGTCGGGCATGACCGACCGCCCGATCCGCTGGATCATCGACGACGCGGCGAAATTTGCCGCCCGCGAAGTAAGGCGCGAGCGGCGCTATGATGCGATCCTGATGGACCCGCCGAAATATGGCCGCGGGCCGGATGGTGAAATCTGGCGGCTGGAAGAACATCTGGCCGGACTGGTCGAGAATTGCGGACAATTGCTTGATGCCGACAGCCGCTGCCTGTTCCTGACCGTCTATGCGGTGCGCATGTCAGCGCTGGCGCTGGGGTCGCTGCTGAACGAAAAGCTGGCCCATCTGGGCGGCACGATCGAGGTTGGCGAACTGGCGGTGCGCGAGGAAGCGCGCGGGTTGCTGCTGCCGACCGCGATATTCGCGCGCTGGTCCGCCTGA
- a CDS encoding dihydroneopterin aldolase, with protein MTDTLLLEVNDLDVDVLTGIYSEETHLPQPLRISIAAELKVQERYEADTSLDHSKNYMDLKHAATDALPEGVHFKLIEAVADHIIETLFLQDANILRVTVKIVKLLISEKGEQIGITLSRSRK; from the coding sequence ATGACAGACACATTGCTCCTGGAAGTCAACGACCTCGATGTCGACGTGCTCACCGGAATCTATTCCGAAGAGACCCACTTGCCACAGCCGCTGCGCATTTCGATCGCTGCCGAACTGAAAGTGCAGGAGCGTTATGAAGCGGACACGTCGCTCGACCATTCGAAAAATTATATGGACCTGAAACATGCCGCGACGGATGCGCTGCCGGAAGGCGTGCATTTCAAGCTGATCGAGGCGGTCGCGGACCATATCATCGAGACATTGTTCCTGCAGGACGCGAATATTCTTCGCGTTACGGTGAAGATCGTCAAGCTGCTGATCTCCGAAAAAGGGGAGCAGATCGGCATCACGCTTAGCCGGAGCCGGAAATGA